In Rhodococcus pseudokoreensis, one DNA window encodes the following:
- a CDS encoding amidohydrolase family protein, which translates to MPGSAWTERLAGLRPGRFDVHTHAIDPDLPDVGSVYGGSFPSIERTGTRTARMIVDGRAYREIDERCWSPSARLRDMDAEGVAVQVLSPIPVTLCHEQPADGAAELARVQNDFLAGMVAEAPHRFLALGAVPMQDPARAVAELTRCVHELGFLGVEIGTRVGDLELANPVFLPFFEAASQLSAVILVHPVDRALDARLGRLGFGFGLGMPFETSVAAAALLAARTLDAAPGARIVLAHGAGSFPAILPRLDRGQLLVDADMDASQLASARARRLWCDSLTYDVASLELAVGRFGTGHVVLGTDYPFAARECPAGAVFDGLDTELRSRLEGINAQALCADVGAKPPHLQQERFPA; encoded by the coding sequence ATGCCAGGGTCTGCATGGACTGAGCGGCTGGCTGGCCTTCGTCCTGGTCGGTTCGATGTGCATACTCATGCCATCGATCCGGATCTACCCGACGTCGGTTCGGTGTACGGCGGCTCCTTCCCGTCCATCGAGCGCACGGGAACTCGAACGGCGCGGATGATCGTCGACGGTCGGGCCTATCGCGAGATCGACGAGCGGTGTTGGTCACCGTCCGCGCGTCTACGTGACATGGACGCCGAAGGTGTTGCCGTGCAAGTCCTGTCGCCGATTCCGGTGACACTGTGTCATGAGCAGCCGGCCGATGGCGCAGCCGAGCTCGCGAGGGTTCAGAACGACTTCCTGGCCGGCATGGTCGCCGAGGCGCCGCATCGGTTCCTGGCGCTCGGTGCGGTCCCCATGCAGGACCCGGCACGGGCCGTCGCGGAACTGACTCGATGCGTGCACGAATTGGGTTTTCTCGGCGTCGAAATCGGCACTCGTGTCGGAGATCTGGAGCTGGCGAACCCCGTTTTCCTGCCGTTCTTCGAGGCTGCATCCCAGCTCTCGGCGGTCATCCTGGTTCACCCCGTCGATCGCGCACTCGATGCGCGGCTCGGGCGGCTCGGGTTCGGTTTCGGGCTCGGTATGCCGTTCGAGACCTCGGTTGCCGCCGCTGCGCTCCTCGCGGCACGAACACTCGATGCCGCGCCGGGGGCACGCATCGTGCTCGCCCATGGCGCGGGTTCGTTCCCGGCTATCCTGCCCCGTCTGGACCGCGGGCAGCTTCTTGTCGACGCAGACATGGACGCAAGTCAGCTGGCCAGCGCCCGCGCCCGCCGCCTGTGGTGTGACTCGTTGACCTATGACGTCGCGAGTCTCGAGTTGGCGGTTGGCCGCTTCGGCACCGGTCACGTAGTGCTGGGCACGGATTATCCGTTCGCGGCGCGCGAGTGCCCGGCTGGAGCTGTATTCGACGGACTCGACACCGAGCTGCGGAGCCGCCTCGAGGGGATCAACGCCCAGGCATTATGCGCCGACGTCGGCGCAAAGCCACCCCACCTACAGCAAGAGAGGTTCCCCGCATGA
- a CDS encoding enoyl-CoA hydratase/isomerase family protein has translation MNYDFLLEEDLDGGIRVLTLNRPERLNAWNAQMRAEMRDAVDRATTDPNLRVLILTGSGRGFSAGEDVSDMGDLTSLGTRGFRAVARGIHDVFDTIEAIEVPVIAAIDGVAAGGGFELALSCDFRVLGESSRLVMPEGRVGLIPGSGGCSRMVRHVGLGRAKELVMLGGSLDTAAAQAAGLATRVVPKGESLAAAFTLAGELSKHAPLALGMAKLVLNTCTDVDSETGRRLERLGQSVLKSTHDHREGAAAFLDKRAPHWTGS, from the coding sequence ATGAACTACGACTTCCTGCTCGAGGAGGACCTCGATGGAGGAATTAGGGTACTCACGCTCAACCGCCCGGAACGGCTCAACGCCTGGAACGCCCAGATGCGTGCGGAGATGCGCGACGCCGTTGACCGGGCGACGACCGATCCGAACCTGCGCGTCCTGATCTTGACCGGCTCCGGCCGAGGGTTCTCCGCAGGCGAGGACGTCAGCGACATGGGGGACCTAACCTCCCTGGGCACCCGCGGCTTTCGTGCAGTCGCACGCGGCATCCACGACGTCTTCGACACCATCGAGGCGATCGAGGTGCCCGTCATCGCCGCCATCGACGGTGTCGCTGCCGGCGGGGGCTTCGAACTCGCCCTCTCCTGTGACTTTCGTGTCCTCGGGGAGAGCTCCCGCCTCGTCATGCCAGAGGGCCGAGTCGGTCTCATCCCAGGCTCCGGCGGCTGCTCGCGGATGGTGCGCCACGTCGGCCTCGGGCGCGCCAAAGAACTCGTCATGCTCGGAGGCTCGCTCGACACCGCAGCCGCGCAGGCCGCCGGTTTAGCCACCCGGGTGGTACCCAAAGGCGAGTCCTTGGCGGCCGCGTTCACCTTGGCGGGTGAGCTGTCCAAGCATGCACCCCTCGCCCTCGGCATGGCCAAGCTCGTGCTCAACACCTGCACGGACGTCGACAGCGAGACCGGGCGCCGCCTCGAACGGCTGGGCCAGAGCGTGCTGAAGAGCACCCATGACCATCGGGAGGGCGCCGCCGCCTTTCTCGACAAACGCGCACCGCACTGGACCGGAAGTTAG
- a CDS encoding phenylacetate--CoA ligase family protein: MTTPLEDKTFWNSQTQTASREELDAIHLSKIRNMVAWAYEASPLHRRLYDQAAVKPSDIVTWDDFHHKLPFTDKPDYLADQDASPNGFGGVALGPEHWQQYFHTTGTTGHFMNETFSQYEMQKAGSQYCYALHDYGMVPGDSMYFCFNWGNWIGLWSFYWGARDFGLQIISGGGLSTEDRIKQIVKLKPTIVVATPTYLLHLAEVALGMGVDLRDSGVRMVAGGGEAGLSIPATREHIGEIWGVGDMVMDAYGVGEALMIGQSCKKWGGGVHIIEDVCHSYVADPQTGVPLLQEDAVGEHVITSYTHFSQPFIKYRTHDLVRRTSRPDHRCGWNFAHLPGVVLGRADYMVTIRGVNVYPTAVENLLGDVAGLTSHYELHISRASGFDRMLVKVEAHPETHIEHGELERHLNAHLRDCLGVRLETEVLPAETLPRYELKTKRIFDHRTDAERPTITLGQK; the protein is encoded by the coding sequence ATGACCACGCCGCTGGAGGACAAGACCTTCTGGAACAGCCAGACGCAGACCGCGTCCCGCGAAGAACTCGACGCGATCCACCTGTCCAAGATCCGAAACATGGTGGCGTGGGCCTACGAGGCGTCACCGCTGCACCGACGTCTGTACGACCAAGCAGCGGTGAAGCCGTCCGACATCGTGACCTGGGACGATTTCCATCACAAGCTGCCGTTCACCGACAAACCGGACTACCTGGCCGATCAGGATGCGAGCCCGAACGGGTTCGGCGGGGTCGCGTTGGGCCCGGAGCACTGGCAGCAGTACTTCCACACGACCGGCACGACCGGACACTTCATGAACGAGACGTTCTCGCAGTACGAGATGCAGAAAGCAGGCTCCCAGTACTGCTATGCGCTGCACGACTACGGCATGGTCCCCGGCGACTCGATGTACTTCTGCTTCAACTGGGGCAACTGGATCGGACTGTGGAGCTTCTACTGGGGTGCCCGCGACTTCGGCCTGCAGATCATCTCCGGCGGTGGGCTCAGCACCGAGGACCGCATCAAGCAGATCGTCAAACTCAAGCCGACCATCGTCGTCGCGACACCCACCTACCTCCTACATCTGGCCGAGGTCGCGCTCGGCATGGGAGTCGATCTGCGCGACTCAGGGGTACGCATGGTCGCCGGGGGTGGAGAGGCGGGACTGTCGATCCCGGCCACCCGCGAGCACATCGGCGAGATATGGGGGGTCGGTGACATGGTCATGGACGCCTACGGCGTGGGCGAGGCGCTGATGATCGGCCAGTCCTGCAAGAAATGGGGCGGGGGCGTTCATATCATTGAAGATGTCTGTCACTCCTACGTCGCGGACCCGCAGACCGGAGTGCCGCTACTCCAAGAAGACGCCGTCGGCGAGCACGTCATCACAAGCTACACCCACTTCAGCCAACCATTCATCAAGTACCGCACACACGACCTGGTCCGCCGCACATCACGACCGGACCATCGCTGCGGCTGGAACTTCGCGCACCTGCCGGGCGTGGTACTCGGTCGCGCGGACTACATGGTGACCATCCGCGGCGTGAACGTCTACCCGACCGCTGTCGAGAACCTCCTAGGAGACGTTGCCGGGCTGACCAGCCACTACGAGCTGCACATCTCACGAGCATCCGGCTTCGACCGGATGCTCGTCAAGGTCGAGGCCCACCCGGAGACGCACATCGAACACGGTGAACTTGAGCGACACCTCAACGCGCACTTACGAGACTGCCTCGGGGTGCGCCTCGAGACCGAAGTCCTGCCCGCCGAAACTCTGCCCCGCTACGAGCTCAAGACCAAGCGGATCTTCGACCATCGGACCGACGCCGAGCGGCCGACCATCACCCTCGGCCAGAAGTGA
- a CDS encoding enoyl-CoA hydratase/isomerase family protein: MVLPNLVAAEEDTYSRVLCDQHDGVLRVTLNRTTALNAINATMAKRLQQLWSLVRDDASIHSIIVSAAGVEAFCMGFDAEDPPQPLSCGGNALGWEAFAISPKECGVDKHLIVTVNGIACRESFRFLRDADVVVASSNASFFEPPRFTPADDVSNREGGLPAGLRTICATNPTVHNPVTALQAHHAGLVHEVVPLASLRGTAERLAHRA; encoded by the coding sequence ATGGTGCTGCCAAACCTCGTTGCGGCAGAAGAGGACACCTACAGCCGCGTGCTGTGCGATCAGCACGACGGAGTGTTGCGCGTGACGTTGAATCGGACCACTGCGCTCAATGCCATCAATGCGACCATGGCCAAGCGGCTACAGCAGCTGTGGTCGCTGGTTCGGGACGACGCGAGCATCCACTCGATCATCGTGTCCGCGGCTGGTGTCGAAGCATTCTGCATGGGGTTCGACGCAGAAGACCCGCCCCAGCCACTTTCCTGCGGCGGCAACGCCCTGGGATGGGAAGCTTTTGCCATCAGCCCGAAGGAATGCGGCGTCGACAAACACCTGATCGTGACCGTGAACGGCATCGCCTGTCGAGAATCATTCCGATTCTTGCGTGATGCCGATGTCGTCGTCGCGTCCAGCAACGCCTCCTTCTTCGAGCCGCCTCGTTTCACCCCTGCAGATGATGTGAGCAACAGGGAGGGTGGATTGCCAGCAGGACTTCGCACGATCTGCGCCACAAACCCGACCGTGCACAACCCTGTGACGGCATTACAAGCGCACCATGCGGGCCTGGTTCACGAAGTGGTCCCGCTGGCGTCGCTGCGAGGTACCGCCGAACGCCTTGCCCACAGGGCATGA
- a CDS encoding FadR/GntR family transcriptional regulator, translating to MHAQSKTTVSPDSSPRRSRAEVVAGQLEDEILGGHLAVGTHLGRRAELMDRFGISPTIANEALRILRDSGLVSVRPGNRGGIFVASQPPQIRLGATDFWFTEGGPAPGDLFEARVHLETVLTPIAFDRATTEDVTSMRTELSRMERAVDPCDFFVAVMQVHRTMVTAARVPVLDSMHQAIVALLTARLTRAVFVPGYEEVLRHSVFVHVAMVDAIAERNREAFDKAIVLHSADLVREGKRACE from the coding sequence GTGCATGCACAAAGCAAGACCACCGTGAGCCCGGATTCGAGTCCCCGCCGCTCACGAGCGGAGGTCGTCGCAGGTCAACTGGAAGATGAGATACTTGGTGGCCATCTTGCGGTAGGCACGCACCTGGGCCGCCGAGCCGAATTAATGGACAGGTTTGGTATCAGTCCGACGATCGCCAACGAAGCCTTGAGGATTCTGCGGGATTCCGGACTCGTGAGCGTCCGGCCCGGTAACCGCGGCGGCATTTTCGTTGCCAGCCAACCACCACAGATAAGGCTGGGTGCGACCGACTTCTGGTTCACCGAAGGTGGTCCCGCACCAGGTGACTTGTTCGAGGCACGCGTACATCTGGAAACCGTACTCACGCCAATCGCATTCGATCGGGCGACAACCGAGGACGTCACCTCGATGCGCACGGAGCTGTCTCGTATGGAACGCGCCGTGGATCCGTGCGATTTTTTCGTCGCTGTCATGCAAGTGCATCGCACGATGGTGACCGCCGCGCGCGTTCCGGTGTTGGACAGCATGCATCAGGCAATCGTTGCTTTGCTCACGGCCCGGCTCACCCGCGCAGTGTTCGTTCCCGGTTACGAAGAGGTACTGCGACACAGCGTGTTCGTCCACGTCGCGATGGTCGATGCAATTGCCGAGCGCAATCGGGAGGCATTCGACAAGGCGATCGTTCTGCACAGTGCGGATCTCGTGCGGGAGGGCAAGCGTGCCTGCGAGTAG
- a CDS encoding FAS1-like dehydratase domain-containing protein — MKLDAEGKSVFAGQEVVSAARIDNLARALGSTSAAGTARLAPFFGPTVAGETQFVEVLGLDLSRALLGGLTYEWTRPFHRDETVNITVFIDKVFDKGSSRFGVVVAEFHDSDGDLIQRQSSTFIERKAA; from the coding sequence ATGAAACTCGATGCCGAGGGCAAGAGTGTGTTCGCCGGGCAGGAGGTCGTGTCGGCGGCGCGGATCGACAACCTGGCCCGCGCGCTCGGCTCTACCAGCGCTGCCGGGACCGCCCGGCTCGCACCGTTCTTCGGGCCCACAGTGGCCGGTGAGACGCAATTCGTCGAGGTCCTGGGGCTCGACCTCAGCCGTGCGTTGCTGGGCGGGCTCACCTACGAGTGGACGCGTCCCTTTCACCGCGACGAGACCGTCAACATCACGGTCTTCATTGACAAGGTCTTCGACAAGGGCAGCAGCCGCTTCGGCGTCGTCGTCGCTGAATTCCACGACAGCGACGGCGACCTGATACAGCGCCAATCGTCGACGTTCATCGAACGGAAGGCTGCCTGA
- a CDS encoding alkane 1-monooxygenase, which translates to MFALRYYITSGTVAAAIAGLALGGSWAWIGIGTFPILMTLDILLPPDHKSRRVTVPVLAEIPLFLHLPLMIALWALFIDRLGEWTGGASGAMNGLQVLGMALSVGWIGAVPNLPIAHELMHRRHWFPVALSKVYGTVYLDPNRDVGHKLTHHLDLCTAADSDTPPRGQVIYSFLWTASYGAWKDGVLTSLRSLRKRDMSIFHPRNAVYVELGLIIALCTTVVVFAGWTGLAVAFSAMVLSKLLAEGFNYLQHYGMVRVPGSPIQLHHAWNHLGAVIRPLGMEITTHIDHHFDSKHRFYELAPRTDGAQMPSAFLCFACALVPPVWFATIAKPRLRHWDQTFASPAEQELAMAANRRAGWPEWVSVDATGTATHESAR; encoded by the coding sequence ATGTTTGCACTTCGGTACTACATAACGTCAGGGACGGTCGCCGCCGCGATCGCGGGGCTGGCGCTCGGCGGATCGTGGGCCTGGATCGGGATCGGGACGTTCCCGATCCTGATGACACTGGACATACTCCTGCCGCCCGATCACAAGTCCCGTCGTGTCACTGTTCCAGTTCTTGCCGAAATTCCTCTGTTCCTCCACCTGCCGCTGATGATCGCACTATGGGCCTTGTTCATCGACCGGCTGGGAGAGTGGACCGGTGGCGCATCCGGCGCCATGAATGGGTTGCAAGTCCTCGGTATGGCGCTCTCCGTCGGCTGGATCGGAGCGGTGCCCAACCTGCCCATCGCCCACGAGCTCATGCACAGGCGCCATTGGTTTCCGGTCGCCCTGTCCAAGGTGTACGGGACGGTCTACCTCGATCCCAACCGCGACGTCGGACACAAATTGACTCACCACCTCGATCTGTGCACCGCTGCCGACAGTGACACACCCCCTCGCGGGCAGGTGATCTACTCCTTCCTCTGGACAGCGTCATACGGCGCATGGAAGGACGGTGTGCTCACCAGCTTGCGTTCGCTCCGCAAGCGGGACATGTCGATCTTTCACCCGCGCAACGCCGTGTACGTCGAACTCGGTCTCATCATTGCACTGTGCACAACCGTCGTTGTGTTCGCTGGGTGGACCGGGCTAGCAGTCGCGTTCTCTGCGATGGTGCTGTCCAAACTACTGGCCGAGGGCTTCAACTACTTGCAGCATTACGGCATGGTCCGGGTGCCCGGTTCACCCATCCAGCTGCACCACGCATGGAACCACCTCGGCGCAGTTATTCGCCCCCTCGGTATGGAGATCACCACTCACATTGATCACCATTTCGACAGCAAGCACCGCTTCTACGAACTTGCGCCGCGCACGGACGGAGCACAGATGCCCAGCGCATTCCTATGCTTCGCCTGCGCATTGGTGCCGCCAGTGTGGTTCGCCACCATCGCCAAGCCGCGACTGCGTCATTGGGATCAGACGTTCGCATCGCCCGCCGAACAGGAGTTGGCCATGGCCGCTAATCGGCGGGCCGGCTGGCCGGAATGGGTTTCCGTCGATGCAACTGGCACCGCTACGCACGAATCAGCCCGGTAA
- a CDS encoding MaoC/PaaZ C-terminal domain-containing protein yields the protein MALIETTTAAIGRVQIARYAGAVGDFNPIHVDEEFAKASGMPSVIAHGPLTAALIIDTLVAQVGAEALESADVRFRTPVFPGDTLMVTPTEGGAEVVKADGTVAATLTLKMRDI from the coding sequence ATGGCGCTCATCGAGACCACGACCGCGGCTATCGGACGCGTGCAGATCGCTCGCTACGCCGGCGCCGTCGGTGACTTCAACCCAATCCACGTCGACGAGGAATTCGCGAAGGCTTCGGGCATGCCGTCCGTCATCGCGCACGGTCCTCTCACCGCGGCACTGATCATCGACACCCTTGTCGCCCAGGTCGGCGCCGAGGCCCTCGAGTCGGCCGACGTCCGCTTCCGCACGCCGGTCTTTCCAGGTGACACCCTGATGGTGACCCCCACCGAGGGCGGCGCCGAGGTCGTCAAAGCCGACGGGACCGTGGCCGCCACGCTAACCCTGAAAATGAGAGACATATGA